CAGCATGACCTTCGCCCTCGAGCATGCGAGGAGACTCCCCTTCGCCAAGAAGGCCGTTCTTACCATCCTGTGTCTGGTACCGCCAGCGACCACGCTTCTGTTTCACGATGATCTCCTGGTGGCGATCCGTCCCAACCTCTTTGCCTTTCAGGCTACCCTGCAATTGGGATGGTCCGCGATGGTCTCGCACGGTGTGTTGCTGTTGTCGGCCGTCGTCGTGATGACGAACTTTGAGCGGACGTATCGGGCGGCTGTCGGAACCATCCGATGGCGCATCAAGTTCCTCTTGCTTGGTCTGACCGTGCTCTTCGTTGCCCGGATCTATACCTGCACTCACGCGCTTACGGTCAGAGAGTTCAATCCACAGTACGAGATCTTCAATTCGGCGGCCTTGGTGGCGGCTTCGGTTGTCATGTTCCTGGGGTTTAGGCGAGCCGGGCATTTTCGGTTCGATGTCTATCCATCTCCGTCCGTCATCCGTGGTTCGCTCACGATTCTGATCGTTGGAGTCTATTTGATCCTCGTTGGTGTGGTTTCAAGGGTCACCGTATACTTGGGTGATGAGCGGGCCATTGGCGTCAATGCGCTGATTGTTCTGGTTCTGTTGCTTGGATTGATCCTGTCGCTGCAGTCCGCAAAGCTTCGCGATGAGCTCAGGAGATTCGTCAGCCGCAACTTCCAGCGTCCCTACTACGATTACCGCACTGTCTGGCGGAAGTTTACAGACCACTCGTCCATTCATCAGAATCGGGATGATCTGGCGCGCGACATGGTGAGACAGGTGGCGGAGGTTTTTCAGGCGCAGTCCGTGGCCCTCTGGGTGGCAAATGAGGAGGGTGATGGGCTTGTTTGCGTTGCCTCCACTTCGATTCCCGAATCGGAATGGCGAAAACTGGAACCGGATCCGGATGCCGTTTCTGTTGTGATGGCATATTTTCGCGGGAACCTGGATGCCATCGATTTCGATTCCTCAAATGAAGCATGGGCTGAAGTCCTGCGAAAGTGCCACCCCCAGACTTTCCTAACCGGCGGCCATCGTATTGCCGCTCCACTTCAGTGCCGCGGAGCCTTTCTGGGCTTTATCCTGCTGGGAGATCGGGTGCACGGAAGCCGTCATGGTTTTGATGCTCAGGATGCGGACATGCTGCGATGCATTGCCAATCATGTTTCGAACAGCCTGCTTGCGCTGCAGTTGTCCCTCCAGGCAGCGCAGTCGCGAGAGCGTGAGGCGTTTCGGACAATGGCGACGTTTTTCGTCCATGACCTGAAAAATGCGGCCTCCACGCTCAACCTCATGCTGCCCAATCTGCCGCTGCACTGGGACAACCCGGAGTTTCGCGCGGATGCCCTGCGTGGAATAACGAAGACGGTGACCCACATGAACTCGCTCATCACCCGCATGGGCGAGATGCGCAACGAACTCAAAATCAATCCGCAGCCGGGCGACATCAATGAGACGATCGCAAGGGCGCTGGAAGTCTGGGAGACGTCCGCCGAAATCCAACTCGATCGGAATCTCGCGTCAGGACTTCCCTCCGTCCTGCACGATCGCGAGCAAATCACGACTGTGATCACGAACCTGCTGCTCAATGCCAGAGATGCGGTGATCGCGGGCGGGAACAGGCCGGGCAGGGTGGTGGTTGCATCCCGTCAGAGCAGTTCTTGGGTCGTGGTGAGCGTGGCGGACAATGGGTGCGGCATGAGTTCCGAGTTCCTCGCGCATTCGCTTTTCAAGGCATTCAAGACCACGAAGAAAAACGGGATGGGCATCGGCATGTTTCAGAGCCGGATGATCGTCGAAGCGCATGGCGGACGGTTCTCCGTGGATAGCGAGATTGGGAAGGGGTCGAGCTTTGGAATTCACCTGCCGCTGGGTGCGAGCGGCGGAGCCCGGACCGGGGATGGACCGCAGGGGGGCGGCGATCAAATGGAGGGGCACGCTCCGTCGTGACCTGGGGACGCCCATGGAAAAACGACGTTGGAAAAATTCACGCGGAAATCGCTGGCAAGGGGTCTTTTCAATTTGGTTCGCGTTCTTGGTTCGAAATGGATCGTTTCCGGTGGCGGACTTTGGCAATTTCGGATGGTCTCGCTTTTGAATCATAGATGAAGAAACCCACGCTTCTGATTGTCGACGACGACGACGAGATTCGCACGCAACTGCGCTGGGCGCTGGCGTCCGAATACGACGTCATTCAAGCCGGCGACCGGCAATCGGCAATTGAGGCGTTTCTGGCTCACAAGCCGATGGTTGTGCTCCTTGACCTCGGCCTGCCGCCCCACACGGGTTCACCCGAGGAGGGCCTGGCGGTGCTGGCGCAGATTCTGGATATTGCCAGCCGGACAAAGGTGGTCATTGCCTCGGGCCAGAATGAGCGACGCACCGCACTTGAGGCAGTTGGCGCGGGTGCCTACGATTTCCTAGCGAAACCGGTCGATGTTGAAGAGCTGAAGCTGCTTCTAAAACGCTGCTTCAATGTGGCTCAACTGGAGATTGACTACCGTGCGATCCAGCAGACTGCGCCCACCGATGGGTTTGGCGGAATGATTGGCAACAGCCCCGTGATGCAGGGGGTGTTCAATTCCATTCGCAAGGTCGCGGCCAGTGACGCCCCGGTTTTGATCCTTGGCGAGAGTGGCACCGGAAAGGAAGTCGCCGCGCGGGCGATCCACGATCTGAGCAATCGCAGGAGCGAAGCCTTTGTCGCGAT
Above is a genomic segment from Opitutaceae bacterium containing:
- the prsK gene encoding PEP-CTERM system histidine kinase PrsK — its product is MTFYVTLAYLGSLLGLGMAIAVLLGQDRRRVRVAYAVGMLVFAAEAAFSGLAQSMPGPAELIRWQEWRLVALSFLPAPWIYFSMTFALEHARRLPFAKKAVLTILCLVPPATTLLFHDDLLVAIRPNLFAFQATLQLGWSAMVSHGVLLLSAVVVMTNFERTYRAAVGTIRWRIKFLLLGLTVLFVARIYTCTHALTVREFNPQYEIFNSAALVAASVVMFLGFRRAGHFRFDVYPSPSVIRGSLTILIVGVYLILVGVVSRVTVYLGDERAIGVNALIVLVLLLGLILSLQSAKLRDELRRFVSRNFQRPYYDYRTVWRKFTDHSSIHQNRDDLARDMVRQVAEVFQAQSVALWVANEEGDGLVCVASTSIPESEWRKLEPDPDAVSVVMAYFRGNLDAIDFDSSNEAWAEVLRKCHPQTFLTGGHRIAAPLQCRGAFLGFILLGDRVHGSRHGFDAQDADMLRCIANHVSNSLLALQLSLQAAQSREREAFRTMATFFVHDLKNAASTLNLMLPNLPLHWDNPEFRADALRGITKTVTHMNSLITRMGEMRNELKINPQPGDINETIARALEVWETSAEIQLDRNLASGLPSVLHDREQITTVITNLLLNARDAVIAGGNRPGRVVVASRQSSSWVVVSVADNGCGMSSEFLAHSLFKAFKTTKKNGMGIGMFQSRMIVEAHGGRFSVDSEIGKGSSFGIHLPLGASGGARTGDGPQGGGDQMEGHAPS